The Terriglobia bacterium DNA window CCTAGAAAACATAATGCGCGTTATACGCATTCGACAGGCATCACTTATCCTTCCTATACCTCGGAGCGCCCGACGTGCAATAACTGTCGCGAGCTTGCACGTCGAGCCCCTTCCGGTCCACCGTTACCTTTAACTTATGACAATTCTTCGATGCCGCGCCCGCAGCAGGCGTATAACCCAGCACGTAGTAATCGCTTTGTTCCGTGGCGATACTCCCGAGGAATGATGCGAGTTGGTACGGACTCGGAGTGCTATAACGCCCGCCCGTTCCCTCCGCCAACTCTCGAACATAGTTTGTGCCCCGCCAACGATCAGATACTTAGCGCGCTCGTCGTTTAAACATCCGATGAACTCTTCGTAATCGGGGAACGGCATTCACGCCTCTCGCCTTCAAGCACATTTCAAGAGCCTCGTAAACCGCTTCAAGGCGTTGTTTAGGGCTAAGGCCTTCGTACCAGAAGCCGAAATCTTCCTCCTCGGCGTCTTCCAGACGAATCTTTGATAACGTCCAGGTCCGGCCATTCCGCTGAAACGTTCTTTTCGATGTGCCCATGAAGTAAAAACCGGGGCAAGAGGACTTCGAACCTGCGACCTCTTGCTCCCGAACCAGAATTCTACAATTTTTCCGGCACTGCGCGTGGACATTCGGTGGGCAAAACATTCGATCGATTTCCGTTCTCGGATGGTGAATTTATCGCTTTTGACGCGACAAGCGCCCCTCTCGTTCGGAAAATTTAGGCGTCAACGGCTGATTCCACGAAAATTCCGCGAACAAGGTCCTCTGGAGCTTCAGATCGTGAAGGAGTGTTCGGCTCCCGCACGATAGGCGGGAACGACCGCCCGCGGGCGGATAACCTGACCGTTGCGGCGGATTCGAGAAATCCGGTCGCCGGGCGACAATTCAGCTGCGAAATTTCGTTCGACAACGTGAGATTTGGCTCGACGTTGTGGATTTTCATTCGACAACGTCAATTTTCGCCCGACGTTGTGACTTTTCGGTCGACAACGCCGGGCGCGGCTTTGACGTCTCAAAGCCTGCCGGCCACCTCCATTTTTCGCACTTCTGCGAATGGCTTTTAGCACATTCGTCGAACCTCAAGATGGAAAGTCGGGCTGGAGCGAATGGAGTGACCCGGTCATCAAGATGACGACGTAACAACACAAAGGGGAAAGGAACACAAGAAGCACAAGAGGCACAAGAATGCATCCGCTCTTGTGCCTCTTGTGCCTCTTGTGCTTCTTGTGTTCCGCCTCAGATCCCTCGATAAACGCCGCGATCCTTGCTAAGGCCGCGAACGCGTTTGAAGTCTGTGACCGAACGCCATTTGCTGTGGCTATTCATGAGTAGCTATGTGTGCCACACGGAGCAACAAAATACGCGTGGTCACGGACCGCTGCCTCCACTATATACTGCTCCTGTGAAAAAACTGGCGCTTGCGATCACATTCTTAATGCTGGCCACCGCATGCGGCGGGGTCGATGCCGCGGCGGGTGCCGGAATACCTGGTCCGGTTGTCGATGAACATACAGGGTCGGCTGCCGATCGCTTCGCCGTGTTTTCCGGCGGCTGTTTCTGGGGCGTGGACGCCGTCTTCAAACACGTGAAAGGCGTGAAGACCGTCGTCTCGGGATACGCCGGCGGAAGCGCGGCCACAGCGCATTACCCGATCGTCAGCGACGGACAGACTGGGCACGCCGAATCGGTGGAAGTAGTGTACGACCCAACCCAAGTCAGCTACGGCCAGCTTCTGCAGATCTTTTTCTCCGTCGCGCATGATCCGACAGAATTGAACCGGCAAGGGCCGGACACCGGCACGCAGTATCGTTCGGCGATTTTCTTCGCGAGCAGCGAGCAACAACAGATCGCCCGGGCCTACGTGGACCAGCTCACAAAAGCGAAAGTCTTCAAGGGACCGATCGTGACGCAGATCAATAAACTCGACACTTTCTATCCGGCGGAGTCCTATCATCAGAATTACTTCGCCAGTCATCCGAACGATCTCTATATCGTGATCAACGACGCGCCCAAAGTGGCGCATCTGAAGGACCAGTTCCCCAACATCTACAAAGACAGGTAGGCGCGCATGAACCGCCGTCACTTTATCGTTGCGTCGGGAGGATTGAGCTTGTCGCCCTTCGTACCGCAGAATTCCTCGAGCGCGGCGCAGGGTGACGACGCAAAGGACGTGACCCGGACCCTGGCCAGGTACATCGTGTCGGCGAGAGCGGTGGATCTTCCGCCGTCGGTCCGCAAGGAAGCCTCGCGCACGCTTTTGAACTGGGTAGGCTGTACGCTCGGCGGCTCGCGTCACGAAACGGTGGGAATCGCTGTATCGGCGCTCGCCCCATTCTCGGGACCGGCGCAGGCGAGCCTTCTTGGCAGGAAAGAGCGGCTCGACATTCTGAACACGGCGCTGATCAACGGCATCAGCTCGCATGTCCTCGACTATGACGACACACACTCTCACAACATTATTCATCCGGCGGGGCCGGTGCTTTCCGCGATCCTGGCGCTGAGTGAGCATCGCCCGGTTTCGGGCGCGGACTTCACGAATGCTCTGGTTCTCGGCGTCGACGCCGAATGCCGGATCGGCAACTCGGTCTACCCGAAGCACTACGATGCGGGTTGGCACATCACCGGCACCGCCGGCGTCTTCGGCTCGGCTGCGGCATCGGGCAAATTGCTCGGATTGTCCGAGCAACAGATGCTTTGGGCCCTGGGGCTTGCCGCGACGCAACCGGTCGGCCTTCAGGAAATGTTCGGATCGATGACCAAGAGCTTCCATCCCGGCCGCGCCGCGCAAAATGGTCTGACGGCGGCCCTGCTCGCCTCGAAAAACTTCACGAGCTCGAATCAGAGCCTGGAAGCAAAATACGGCTGGGCGAATGTCGTAAGCACCGAACACCACTTCGGAGAGATCGTCAATGAGTTGGGCAGCCGGTATGAGATCTCGAAGAACACCTATAAGCCGTTCGCCTGCGGCGTCGTGATGCATCCCACGATCGACGGTTGCATTCAGCTCCGCAATGAAACGAAGTTGAAAGCGGATGACGTCGATCGAATCGAATTGAAAGTGCATCCGCTTGTGATGCAGCTCACCAGCAGGAAGACGCCTCAAACCGGTCTCGAAGGAAAGTTCAGCATTTATCACGCGGCAAGCGTCGCCTTCATTGAAGGCGGGGGTGGCATCGATCAATTCAGCGATCGCGCGGTCCGGGACCGGACGATCGTTTCGC harbors:
- the msrA gene encoding peptide-methionine (S)-S-oxide reductase MsrA, which produces MLATACGGVDAAAGAGIPGPVVDEHTGSAADRFAVFSGGCFWGVDAVFKHVKGVKTVVSGYAGGSAATAHYPIVSDGQTGHAESVEVVYDPTQVSYGQLLQIFFSVAHDPTELNRQGPDTGTQYRSAIFFASSEQQQIARAYVDQLTKAKVFKGPIVTQINKLDTFYPAESYHQNYFASHPNDLYIVINDAPKVAHLKDQFPNIYKDR
- a CDS encoding MmgE/PrpD family protein — encoded protein: MNRRHFIVASGGLSLSPFVPQNSSSAAQGDDAKDVTRTLARYIVSARAVDLPPSVRKEASRTLLNWVGCTLGGSRHETVGIAVSALAPFSGPAQASLLGRKERLDILNTALINGISSHVLDYDDTHSHNIIHPAGPVLSAILALSEHRPVSGADFTNALVLGVDAECRIGNSVYPKHYDAGWHITGTAGVFGSAAASGKLLGLSEQQMLWALGLAATQPVGLQEMFGSMTKSFHPGRAAQNGLTAALLASKNFTSSNQSLEAKYGWANVVSTEHHFGEIVNELGSRYEISKNTYKPFACGVVMHPTIDGCIQLRNETKLKADDVDRIELKVHPLVMQLTSRKTPQTGLEGKFSIYHAASVAFIEGGGGIDQFSDRAVRDRTIVSLRDRVSTEIDSSLHEDQVRITLTAKDGRHFEKFVEHAVGSLDHPMSDPDLEAKFTGLANGVLSADKQRRLIDLCWDIASLPDASAIARAAALS